A window of the Streptomyces sp. JB150 genome harbors these coding sequences:
- a CDS encoding MarR family transcriptional regulator: MAEQALYEELVRQFSAFGAVKREMGRILPSDCPAGSAAVLTLLGRHGEMRMSRLAELLSVDMSVTSRHVAHLAERGWLERSPDPADKRSRLLHLTAAGEAQLDELSRRTTRLLAERLSDWTDEEVVRLTGLMARLRASFDDCRAAPPRPPRPPAPPRGARPVPDTRTPAATT; this comes from the coding sequence GGCCGAGCAGGCGCTGTACGAGGAGCTGGTACGTCAGTTCAGTGCCTTCGGTGCCGTGAAGCGGGAGATGGGACGGATCCTGCCGTCCGACTGCCCCGCCGGCTCCGCCGCCGTGCTGACCCTGCTCGGACGGCACGGCGAGATGCGGATGAGCAGGCTCGCCGAGCTGCTGAGCGTCGACATGTCGGTGACCAGCCGCCATGTCGCCCACCTCGCCGAGCGCGGCTGGCTCGAACGCTCCCCCGACCCGGCGGACAAGCGCTCCCGCCTGCTGCACCTGACCGCGGCCGGCGAGGCCCAGCTGGACGAGCTGTCCCGGCGGACCACCCGGCTGCTCGCCGAGCGGCTGAGCGACTGGACCGACGAGGAGGTCGTCCGGCTCACCGGCCTGATGGCCCGGCTGCGGGCCAGCTTCGACGACTGCCGCGCCGCACCGCCCCGGCCGCCGCGGCCCCCCGCACCGCCGCGGGGCGCGCGCCCGGTTCCCGACACCCGTACACCCGCAGCGACGACGTAA
- a CDS encoding MFS transporter, translating to MATTTPAGVRAHAKHGGGAHGGGSAGGAPMTHRQIMEALSGLLLGMFAAILSSTIVSNALPEIIQDLGGGQSAYTWVVTAALLSMTASTPLWGKLADLVSKKALVQIALLIYIVGSVVAGLSQNSGMLIGARVIQGLGAGGLTALAQIIMAAMISPRERGRYSGYLGATFAVATVGGPLVGGVITDTDWLGWRWCLYVGVPFALIALVVLQKTLHLPESRRRVKVDWAGAFFITAAVCLLLIWVTFADDKYDWLSWQTYTMVGGALVLALVFLFVETRAAEPIIPLHLFRNRTITLASVASLFVGIAMFAGTVFFSQYFQLARDKSPTMSGVMTIPMIAGLFVSSTVSGLIITKTGKWKAWLVTGGLLLTAGLGLLGTMRYDTDYWKIGVYMAVMGLGVGMMMQNLVLSTQNQVAPHELGAASSVVTFFRSLGGAVGVSALGSVMSTRITHYAEDTIGQLTPEQRAGAAKAMGTGQIPDMDLLPAPIRAWLESAYGHGIADVFLYVTPIAFIAFLVTLFIKEVPLRTSGALAQAAEASAPAGATAEPKAEAGTGTGTGGKVPAWATAAVTEAAGEAGPGGAQRLAAVTTVAGPATTTEAAEAHATPASAEAAESAASAGGGVPVRGQVRGAESAPVPQAAVTLISLSGRQLGRSVAQADGSYTLHAPGAGSYVLIASADGFQPQASTIVVHDEPVAYDILLSGTSGLSGVVRAAGSALPVKDAMVVVTDVRGDLLASAATGEQGEFGFAELVPGPVTVAVNAAGFRPRALPVEVDGTGVTRVEIDLDAGARVRGVVRAPHGPLADARVTLVDAAGNVVGTATTGADGAYAFTDLDGGEYTVIATGYPPVATALTVAGAGVDDHDITLAHPGE from the coding sequence ATGGCAACGACCACACCAGCCGGTGTGCGGGCTCACGCCAAGCACGGGGGAGGCGCCCACGGCGGCGGTTCCGCCGGCGGCGCACCGATGACCCACCGGCAGATCATGGAGGCGCTCTCCGGGCTGCTGCTCGGCATGTTCGCCGCCATCCTCTCCTCCACGATCGTCTCCAACGCCCTGCCCGAGATCATCCAGGACCTCGGCGGCGGCCAGAGCGCGTACACCTGGGTGGTCACCGCCGCCCTGCTGTCGATGACGGCGTCCACCCCGCTGTGGGGCAAGCTGGCCGACCTGGTCAGCAAGAAGGCGCTGGTGCAGATAGCCCTGCTGATCTACATCGTCGGCTCGGTCGTCGCCGGCCTGTCGCAGAACAGCGGCATGCTGATCGGCGCCCGCGTCATCCAGGGCCTCGGCGCCGGCGGCCTGACCGCGCTGGCCCAGATCATCATGGCCGCGATGATCTCCCCGCGGGAGCGGGGCCGCTACTCCGGCTACCTGGGCGCGACGTTCGCGGTCGCGACGGTCGGCGGCCCGCTGGTCGGCGGTGTCATCACCGACACCGACTGGCTCGGCTGGCGCTGGTGCCTCTACGTCGGTGTGCCGTTCGCGCTGATCGCGCTCGTGGTGCTGCAGAAGACCCTGCACCTGCCGGAGAGCAGGCGCCGCGTGAAGGTCGACTGGGCCGGCGCCTTCTTCATCACCGCCGCCGTCTGCCTGCTGCTCATCTGGGTCACCTTCGCCGACGACAAGTACGACTGGCTGTCCTGGCAGACGTACACCATGGTCGGCGGGGCGCTCGTGCTCGCCCTCGTCTTCCTGTTCGTCGAGACGAGGGCCGCCGAGCCGATCATCCCGCTGCACCTGTTCCGCAACCGCACGATCACGCTGGCCTCGGTCGCCTCCCTGTTCGTCGGCATCGCGATGTTCGCGGGCACCGTCTTCTTCAGCCAGTACTTCCAGCTGGCCCGCGACAAGTCGCCGACGATGTCCGGTGTCATGACGATCCCGATGATCGCGGGCCTGTTCGTCTCCTCCACCGTCTCCGGCCTGATCATCACCAAGACCGGCAAGTGGAAGGCGTGGCTGGTCACCGGCGGTCTGCTGCTGACCGCGGGCCTCGGCCTGCTGGGCACCATGCGCTACGACACCGACTACTGGAAGATCGGCGTCTACATGGCCGTCATGGGTCTCGGCGTCGGCATGATGATGCAGAACCTCGTGCTGTCCACGCAGAACCAGGTCGCCCCGCACGAGCTGGGCGCCGCCAGCTCCGTCGTCACCTTCTTCCGGTCGCTCGGCGGCGCGGTGGGCGTCTCCGCGCTGGGCTCGGTGATGTCGACCCGCATCACCCACTACGCCGAGGACACCATCGGGCAGCTCACCCCGGAGCAGCGGGCGGGCGCCGCCAAGGCGATGGGCACGGGCCAGATCCCCGACATGGACCTGCTGCCCGCCCCGATCCGCGCCTGGCTGGAGAGCGCCTACGGGCACGGCATCGCCGACGTCTTCCTCTACGTCACGCCGATCGCGTTCATCGCCTTCCTGGTGACCCTGTTCATCAAGGAGGTCCCGCTGCGCACCTCGGGCGCGCTGGCACAGGCGGCGGAGGCGTCCGCCCCGGCGGGGGCGACGGCGGAGCCGAAGGCCGAGGCCGGCACCGGCACCGGCACGGGCGGGAAGGTCCCGGCCTGGGCCACGGCCGCCGTGACCGAGGCCGCCGGTGAGGCCGGACCCGGGGGCGCACAGCGGCTCGCCGCCGTCACCACCGTGGCCGGGCCCGCCACGACCACCGAGGCCGCCGAGGCCCACGCGACCCCCGCGTCCGCGGAGGCCGCCGAGTCCGCCGCGTCGGCCGGGGGCGGCGTCCCGGTGCGCGGGCAGGTCCGCGGGGCCGAGAGCGCGCCCGTCCCGCAGGCCGCCGTCACGCTGATCTCCCTCTCCGGGCGGCAGCTGGGCCGGTCGGTCGCGCAGGCCGACGGCTCCTACACGCTGCACGCGCCGGGCGCGGGCTCGTACGTCCTGATCGCCTCCGCCGACGGCTTCCAGCCGCAGGCCTCCACGATCGTCGTGCACGACGAGCCGGTGGCGTACGACATCCTGCTCAGCGGCACCAGCGGGCTCAGCGGCGTCGTGCGGGCCGCCGGGAGCGCGCTGCCGGTCAAGGACGCGATGGTCGTCGTCACCGATGTGCGCGGGGATCTGCTGGCCAGTGCGGCCACCGGGGAGCAGGGCGAGTTCGGCTTCGCCGAGCTGGTGCCCGGCCCGGTGACCGTCGCGGTGAACGCCGCCGGGTTCCGGCCGCGCGCCCTGCCCGTCGAGGTGGACGGCACCGGGGTCACCCGCGTCGAGATCGACCTCGACGCCGGCGCCCGGGTGCGGGGCGTGGTGCGCGCACCGCACGGTCCCCTCGCGGACGCCCGCGTGACGCTGGTGGACGCGGCGGGCAACGTGGTCGGCACGGCCACCACCGGGGCGGACGGCGCGTACGCCTTCACCGACCTGGACGGCGGCGAGTACACGGTCATCGCGACCGGCTACCCGCCCGTCGCGACCGCCCTGACGGTCGCCGGCGCGGGCGTCGACGACCACGACATCACCCTCGCCCACCCCGGCGAGTGA
- a CDS encoding YceI family protein, giving the protein MALTARIRTRDGWAVSHAVVTLTDMTGTQVLRAEADADGVVRDPTALAPGAYTVIVTAVGYAPHAAGALVTAGGRIEAGTVTLARQGSGSELPPPGPWTIDPAHSSVAAVAQHLGISSVRGRFTDFGGSIEIAPDDVGKSRVEAVIRAASIDTGNGMRDTHLRSADFLDTERFPEIVYRSAGLSPAGPDRWTVHGELDMRGVVRPVDLDLSYLGTGADPWGGTRAAFRATAELRREDFAMNYNQVVQAGIAAIGTTLRVELDIQAVQGERLPQP; this is encoded by the coding sequence ATGGCACTGACCGCGAGAATCCGTACCCGGGACGGATGGGCGGTGTCGCACGCCGTCGTCACCCTGACGGACATGACCGGCACGCAGGTGCTGCGGGCCGAGGCGGACGCGGACGGCGTCGTGCGCGATCCGACCGCGCTGGCGCCCGGGGCGTACACGGTGATCGTCACCGCCGTCGGGTACGCGCCGCACGCCGCCGGGGCGCTCGTCACGGCGGGCGGGCGGATCGAGGCCGGGACGGTGACGCTGGCCCGGCAGGGAAGTGGCTCCGAGCTGCCGCCGCCGGGGCCCTGGACGATCGACCCGGCGCACTCCAGTGTCGCCGCCGTCGCCCAGCACCTGGGCATCTCCAGCGTGCGCGGGCGGTTCACCGACTTCGGCGGGTCGATCGAGATCGCGCCCGACGACGTCGGGAAGTCGCGGGTGGAGGCGGTGATCCGGGCGGCGTCGATCGACACCGGCAACGGGATGCGCGACACCCATCTGAGGTCGGCGGACTTCCTGGACACCGAGCGGTTCCCGGAGATCGTCTACCGGTCGGCGGGCCTGTCACCGGCCGGCCCGGACCGCTGGACGGTCCACGGCGAGCTGGACATGCGCGGTGTCGTCCGCCCGGTCGACCTGGACCTGTCCTACCTCGGCACCGGCGCCGACCCGTGGGGCGGGACGCGCGCGGCGTTCCGGGCGACGGCCGAGCTGCGGCGCGAGGACTTCGCGATGAACTACAACCAGGTCGTGCAGGCCGGTATCGCGGCGATCGGCACCACCCTGCGGGTCGAGCTGGACATCCAGGCGGTCCAGGGCGAGCGCCTGCCCCAGCCGTAG
- a CDS encoding TetR/AcrR family transcriptional regulator — MAKDAAENAAERGAARASVWLGDEGRRRRGGGQPSGLDRERITEAAVRLLDAEGLAKFSMRRLAAELNVTAMSVYWYVDTKDDLLELALDAVFGELRLPDPDAGEDWRDQLRALAAEYRALLVRHPWASPLVGRFLNIGPRNLAFARVVQHIIRRTGMPAHRITSAIVAVFQFVYGYGTIEGHFYTRVADTGQTPDGFYEQALRTVSEVPETGEFLQESKDIMAARGGSTVAEMLDRDFSYALDLLIAGIEAMVERA, encoded by the coding sequence ATGGCGAAGGACGCTGCTGAGAACGCTGCGGAACGGGGGGCGGCGCGGGCCAGCGTCTGGCTGGGGGACGAGGGGCGCCGCCGGCGGGGCGGCGGGCAGCCGTCCGGGCTGGACCGGGAGCGCATCACCGAGGCGGCCGTGCGGCTGCTGGACGCGGAGGGCCTGGCGAAGTTCTCCATGCGGCGGCTGGCGGCCGAGCTGAACGTCACCGCCATGTCCGTGTACTGGTACGTCGACACCAAGGACGATCTCCTGGAGCTCGCCCTGGACGCCGTCTTCGGCGAGCTGCGGCTGCCCGACCCGGACGCCGGCGAGGACTGGCGGGACCAGCTGCGGGCGCTGGCGGCGGAGTACCGGGCCCTGCTGGTGCGCCACCCCTGGGCCTCCCCGCTGGTCGGCCGGTTCCTCAACATCGGCCCGCGGAACCTGGCGTTCGCCCGCGTGGTGCAGCACATCATCCGCCGCACGGGCATGCCCGCCCACCGCATCACGAGCGCCATCGTCGCCGTCTTCCAGTTCGTCTACGGCTACGGCACCATCGAGGGCCACTTCTACACCCGCGTCGCCGACACCGGTCAGACCCCGGACGGCTTCTACGAGCAGGCCCTGCGCACGGTGAGCGAGGTGCCCGAGACCGGCGAGTTCCTCCAGGAGTCGAAGGACATCATGGCGGCCCGGGGCGGCAGCACGGTCGCCGAGATGCTGGACCGCGACTTCTCCTACGCCCTCGACCTGCTGATCGCCGGCATCGAGGCGATGGTCGAACGCGCTTGA
- a CDS encoding MFS transporter — protein MSSTSPVQSPPDIQGGHPRRWLILGVICLAQLTVLLDNTVLNVAIPSLTEELDAATSDIQWMINAYSLVQSGLLLTAGSAADRYGRKKMLITGLALFGAGSLVAGLADSTAQLIAARAGMGVGGALLLTTTLAVAMQIFAPEEHPKAIGIWSAVNALGFATGPLVGGFLLDHFWWGAIFLINLPVAALGLAAVVALVPESKNPQGDRPDLLGALLSTIGMSSLVFTIISGPEHGWSSGRVLAGGTVAVVVLAVFAWWESRIPYPMLDLHFFRNRRFTGAVAGAVLITFGMGGALFLLTQHLQFVLGYGPLEAGLRTAPLALAVVVLNFSGLSAKWTTALGTPVSVLLGMVLMSAGLVSIATLGSGGYAGMLLGLVLIGVGCAVANPAMAHAIMSAIPPAKAGVGAGINGTLAEFGNGLGVAVLGAVLNARFAAVSLPVALAAAGSAAERDRVVDAYADGLSLSQLVGAAAVLLGGVVAAALLRRAEREDA, from the coding sequence ATGTCGTCGACCTCTCCGGTTCAGTCCCCGCCCGACATCCAGGGCGGCCACCCGCGGCGCTGGCTGATCCTCGGTGTCATCTGTCTCGCCCAGCTGACGGTGCTGCTCGACAACACCGTCCTGAACGTGGCCATCCCGTCCCTCACCGAGGAACTGGACGCCGCGACCTCCGACATCCAGTGGATGATCAACGCCTACTCGCTGGTCCAGTCGGGCCTGCTGCTCACCGCCGGCAGCGCCGCCGACCGCTACGGCCGCAAGAAGATGCTGATCACCGGCCTGGCGCTGTTCGGCGCCGGCTCCCTGGTCGCCGGCCTCGCCGACTCCACCGCCCAGCTGATCGCCGCACGGGCCGGCATGGGCGTGGGCGGCGCGCTGCTGCTGACCACCACCCTCGCCGTGGCCATGCAGATCTTCGCGCCGGAGGAACACCCGAAGGCGATCGGCATCTGGAGCGCGGTCAACGCGCTCGGCTTCGCCACCGGTCCGCTCGTCGGCGGCTTCCTGCTGGACCACTTCTGGTGGGGTGCCATCTTCCTGATCAACCTGCCGGTCGCCGCGCTCGGCCTGGCCGCCGTCGTCGCGCTCGTGCCGGAGTCGAAGAACCCGCAGGGCGACCGGCCCGACCTGCTCGGCGCGCTGCTGTCCACCATCGGCATGTCGTCCCTGGTCTTCACGATCATCTCCGGCCCGGAGCACGGCTGGTCGTCCGGGCGGGTGCTGGCCGGCGGCACGGTCGCGGTCGTCGTCCTCGCGGTGTTCGCCTGGTGGGAGAGCCGGATCCCGTATCCCATGCTCGACCTGCACTTCTTCCGCAACCGCCGGTTCACCGGCGCGGTCGCCGGAGCCGTGCTGATCACCTTCGGGATGGGCGGCGCGCTGTTCCTGCTCACCCAGCACCTGCAGTTCGTGCTCGGCTACGGCCCGCTGGAGGCCGGCCTGCGCACGGCGCCGCTGGCGCTGGCGGTCGTGGTGCTCAACTTCTCCGGGCTGTCGGCGAAGTGGACCACCGCCCTCGGCACGCCGGTCTCCGTCCTGCTGGGCATGGTGCTGATGTCCGCCGGCCTGGTGTCGATCGCGACGCTCGGCTCCGGCGGGTACGCCGGGATGCTGCTCGGGCTGGTGCTGATCGGGGTGGGCTGTGCCGTCGCCAACCCCGCGATGGCGCACGCGATCATGAGCGCGATCCCGCCCGCGAAGGCGGGCGTCGGCGCCGGGATCAACGGCACGCTGGCGGAGTTCGGCAACGGGCTCGGGGTGGCCGTGCTGGGCGCGGTGCTCAACGCGCGGTTCGCCGCGGTGTCACTGCCGGTGGCGCTGGCGGCGGCCGGCTCCGCCGCGGAGCGCGACCGGGTGGTCGACGCGTATGCCGACGGGCTGTCGCTCAGTCAGCTGGTGGGCGCGGCCGCCGTGCTGCTGGGCGGTGTCGTCGCGGCGGCGTTGCTGCGCCGGGCCGAGCGGGAAGACGCCTGA
- a CDS encoding glycosyltransferase family 39 protein, translating to MTETTPATTPAPAPATTITPPPTPAPTPASPPHGPPAGPPSAERPSPVRRLWRGRPDDPRWARPAFLGALLLVGALYTWNLTASGYANSFYSAAVQAGSQSWKAFFFGSLDAGNAITVDKPPAALWPMALSVRLLGLNSFAILFPQVLMAVATAGVLHASVRRRFAAPAGLLTMAVFALTPVAALMFRFNNPDAALALLMTCAVYGTQRALEEARTKWLVWAGTAIGLAFLVKTLQAFLILPVLALVYVVLAPAPLRRRVGQVLLAGLAMVVAGGWWVAVVELWPASSRPYVGGSQHNSFLELTFGYNGLGRINGEETGSVGGGQGGGWGETGWDRMFGATIGGQVSWLIPAALILLVAALFATRKPNRTDPTRAAFLLWGGSLLITMVVFSFMQGIFHEYYTVALAPYVAALTGMGTALLWRERGRVGASLTLAAATTATAAWGYVLLDRSAAYLPWLKWAVLAGGLTAALGLVFAGRLGRRLTFGVVALALVTGLAGPAAYTLTTLGEGHSGSIVTAGPAVAGGMGGGRPGAGGGPGGFPDGNRQGGRNQAPGGQDGGTANQPPTGGFGGALPGGPGPNQQNGTQRNGRPQTPGGGTGEGGGRAGGGMGGLLNGASVSDEARRLLEADAARYTWAAAAIGSQNAASYQLATGEPVMAIGGFNGTDPAPTLERFQRYVEDGEIHYFLASGTGGGTGPGGGDGTSARISAWVEENFEAVTVGSATFYDLTRPKS from the coding sequence ATGACCGAGACCACGCCCGCGACCACACCCGCGCCCGCGCCCGCCACCACCATCACACCCCCACCCACACCCGCACCCACGCCCGCGTCCCCGCCGCACGGCCCGCCCGCCGGCCCGCCCTCCGCCGAGCGTCCTTCCCCCGTCCGCCGGCTGTGGCGCGGCCGCCCCGACGACCCCCGCTGGGCCCGCCCCGCCTTCCTCGGCGCGCTGCTCCTCGTCGGCGCGCTGTACACCTGGAACCTGACGGCGTCCGGTTACGCCAACTCCTTCTACTCCGCGGCCGTCCAGGCCGGCAGCCAGTCCTGGAAGGCGTTCTTCTTCGGCTCGCTCGACGCGGGCAACGCCATCACCGTCGACAAGCCCCCCGCCGCCCTGTGGCCGATGGCGCTGTCGGTGCGGCTGCTCGGCCTGAACTCCTTCGCGATCCTGTTCCCGCAGGTGCTGATGGCGGTGGCGACGGCCGGTGTGCTCCACGCGTCCGTCCGCCGCCGCTTCGCCGCCCCGGCCGGGCTGCTCACCATGGCGGTCTTCGCGCTGACGCCGGTAGCCGCGCTGATGTTCCGCTTCAACAACCCGGACGCGGCCCTCGCGCTGCTCATGACCTGTGCCGTGTACGGCACCCAGCGCGCCCTGGAGGAAGCGCGGACGAAGTGGCTGGTGTGGGCGGGCACGGCGATCGGACTGGCCTTCCTGGTCAAGACCCTGCAGGCCTTCCTGATCCTGCCGGTGCTCGCGCTGGTCTACGTCGTGCTGGCCCCCGCCCCGCTGCGCAGGCGCGTCGGCCAGGTGCTGCTCGCCGGACTCGCGATGGTCGTCGCGGGCGGCTGGTGGGTGGCGGTCGTGGAGCTGTGGCCGGCGTCCTCGCGGCCGTACGTCGGCGGCTCGCAGCACAACTCCTTCCTGGAGCTGACCTTCGGCTACAACGGGCTCGGCCGGATCAACGGCGAGGAGACCGGCAGTGTCGGCGGCGGCCAGGGCGGCGGCTGGGGCGAGACCGGCTGGGACCGGATGTTCGGCGCGACCATCGGCGGCCAGGTCTCCTGGCTGATCCCGGCGGCGCTGATCCTCCTCGTCGCCGCCCTGTTCGCCACCCGCAAGCCGAACCGCACGGACCCCACCCGCGCGGCGTTCCTCCTGTGGGGCGGCTCCCTGCTGATCACCATGGTGGTCTTCAGCTTCATGCAGGGCATCTTCCACGAGTACTACACCGTCGCCCTCGCCCCGTACGTCGCCGCGCTGACCGGCATGGGCACGGCCCTGCTGTGGCGGGAGCGCGGCCGGGTGGGGGCCTCGCTGACCCTGGCCGCCGCGACGACGGCCACCGCGGCCTGGGGCTACGTCCTGCTCGACCGCTCCGCCGCCTACCTGCCGTGGCTGAAGTGGGCGGTCCTCGCCGGCGGACTGACCGCCGCGCTCGGCCTGGTCTTCGCCGGCCGGCTCGGCCGCCGCCTGACCTTCGGCGTGGTCGCGCTGGCCCTGGTGACCGGGCTGGCCGGGCCGGCGGCGTACACCCTCACCACCCTCGGCGAGGGCCACAGCGGCTCGATCGTCACGGCCGGCCCGGCGGTCGCCGGCGGCATGGGCGGCGGGCGGCCCGGCGCGGGCGGCGGCCCCGGCGGCTTCCCGGACGGCAACCGGCAGGGCGGCCGGAACCAGGCGCCCGGCGGCCAGGACGGCGGGACGGCGAACCAGCCCCCGACGGGCGGCTTCGGCGGCGCCCTCCCCGGCGGACCTGGCCCGAACCAGCAGAACGGCACCCAGCGAAACGGCCGCCCCCAGACGCCCGGCGGCGGCACCGGCGAGGGCGGTGGCCGTGCGGGCGGCGGCATGGGCGGCCTCCTCAACGGCGCCTCCGTCTCCGACGAGGCCAGGCGGCTGCTGGAGGCGGACGCCGCGCGGTACACCTGGGCCGCCGCGGCCATCGGCTCGCAGAACGCCGCGAGCTACCAGCTGGCCACGGGCGAGCCGGTGATGGCGATCGGCGGCTTCAACGGCACCGACCCGGCGCCGACGCTCGAGCGGTTCCAGCGGTACGTCGAGGACGGCGAGATCCACTACTTCCTCGCGAGCGGCACCGGCGGCGGCACGGGCCCCGGCGGCGGCGACGGCACCTCCGCGCGGATCAGCGCCTGGGTCGAGGAGAACTTCGAGGCGGTGACGGTCGGTTCGGCCACCTTCTACGACCTGACCCGGCCGAAGAGCTGA
- a CDS encoding glycosyltransferase: MRTDSSPGTLPAREHLPAAGAGTPVLDVVIPVYNEEKDLQPCVLRLHEHLARTFPYAFRITVADNASTDATPRVAAALAAHLPRVRSVRLEQKGRGRALRTVWSASDAPVLAYMDVDLSTDLNALLPLVAPLISGHSDLAIGSRLAGGSRVVRGAKREFISRSYNLILRGSLQARFSDAQCGFKAIRRDVAQVLLPLVEDTGWFFDTEMLVLAERAGLRIHEVPVDWVDDPDSTVHIVRTATDDLKGVWRVGRALATGSLPLDRLTRPFGDDPRDRRLTDVPRGLARQLLGFCVVGALSTLCYLLLYSGFRSVTGSQAANALALLLSAVANTAANRRLTFGVRGRGGAVRHQARGLVVLAIGLVLTSGSLAALGAAASDPARSTELAVLIAANLAATVLRFLLFRAWVFPDHDTAPRGSR; encoded by the coding sequence ATGCGAACCGACTCTTCTCCCGGCACCCTGCCGGCGCGGGAGCACCTCCCGGCCGCCGGAGCCGGTACGCCTGTCCTGGACGTAGTGATTCCCGTCTACAACGAGGAGAAGGACCTCCAGCCGTGCGTGCTGCGGCTGCACGAGCACCTGGCGCGCACGTTCCCGTACGCCTTCCGCATCACCGTCGCGGACAACGCGTCGACGGACGCCACCCCGCGGGTCGCCGCCGCCCTCGCGGCACACCTGCCGCGGGTGCGGTCGGTACGGCTGGAGCAGAAGGGCCGCGGGCGGGCCCTGCGCACCGTCTGGTCGGCCTCGGACGCCCCCGTCCTCGCCTACATGGACGTGGACCTGTCCACCGACCTCAACGCGCTCCTCCCGCTGGTCGCCCCGCTGATCTCCGGCCACTCGGACCTGGCGATCGGCTCCCGGCTGGCCGGCGGCTCGCGCGTGGTGCGCGGCGCCAAGCGGGAGTTCATCAGCCGCTCGTACAACCTCATCCTCCGCGGCTCCCTCCAGGCCCGTTTCTCGGACGCCCAGTGCGGCTTCAAGGCGATCCGCCGCGACGTCGCCCAGGTGCTGCTGCCGCTGGTGGAGGACACCGGCTGGTTCTTCGACACCGAGATGCTGGTGCTCGCCGAGCGCGCGGGCCTGCGCATCCACGAGGTGCCCGTCGACTGGGTCGACGACCCCGACTCGACCGTGCACATCGTGAGGACCGCCACCGACGACCTGAAGGGCGTCTGGCGGGTGGGCAGGGCGCTGGCCACCGGCTCGCTGCCGCTGGACCGGCTGACCCGGCCGTTCGGCGACGACCCGCGCGACCGCCGGCTCACCGACGTCCCCCGGGGCCTGGCCCGCCAGCTGCTCGGCTTCTGCGTCGTCGGCGCCCTGTCCACCCTGTGCTACCTGCTCCTCTACAGCGGCTTCCGCTCCGTCACCGGTTCGCAGGCCGCCAACGCGCTCGCGCTGCTGCTGTCCGCCGTCGCCAACACGGCGGCCAACCGGCGCCTCACCTTCGGGGTACGGGGGCGCGGCGGCGCGGTGCGGCACCAGGCGCGGGGCCTGGTCGTCCTCGCCATCGGTCTCGTCCTCACCAGCGGCTCCCTCGCCGCGCTCGGCGCGGCCGCCTCCGACCCGGCGCGCTCCACCGAACTCGCGGTCCTGATCGCCGCCAACCTCGCGGCCACGGTCCTGCGCTTCCTGCTCTTCCGGGCCTGGGTCTTCCCGGACCACGACACCGCTCCAAGGGGCTCCCGATGA